The Synechococcales cyanobacterium T60_A2020_003 genomic interval TTTAGCAAACTGAGGATTGGGCGATCGCTCGGCCGTAGCCTGCTCTTTGGCTGGCTTCTCCTGTGGTCGGCTTGGTGCGCTAGACACTTGCGGTGTATTGAGTTCTAGCTGTTCGGCGGCGGCGGCCAAGTCCTGCAAACTTCCCACCAGGTAATCTTTAAAACCCTGCACGCGGATCGCTAAATCCTGGGAGACTCCGGCAAAGGTAGTGCGCATTTCCGCCTGGATGCGCTCTTGCCGCCGCTCTAATTGCTCGATTGACAGTTGCAGCGTTTTCTTCCGCTGCTCTAACTCCGCCAAAGCCTCGTTCATAAACTGATCCATCGAGGCCGATGTGCCGGATGCCGGGGTGCGCGAGGCGCGATCGAGCGCCGCTTGAAGGTTCGCAATTTGCCGCTTAAGGGAGGCTTCCTGGCGTTGGAGGTCGCTCACCCGACGTTCTAAATCCGCAGTCGTCTGGCTCTGCGGCTCATCGGACGAGGGCGGGGAACTGGGGGGAGTATGACGGCTCAGCGGGGGCAGGGGCACCCCATCGGGAACACCCGCATCAGACGCAGAGGGGGATGATCGGGAGGGGAGATCATCGTCCATTGAGGGTTTGCGGGGTGTGGGATAGTCGGACTCAATAGCCATTCGTACCTGCATTCAATAACGTCAAACGGTGAACTGAATTACGCTTCCGGCGAAGTCGAACAGGGACAACGCTCTTCTAAACAGGTTTTAAGCGTGGCGGGGTCAAAGAGGATCGGCAGAAAATGGATGCTTTTCACCTCTTTGAAATAGAACAGGATCGGCACACCCGACCAAAAGATTGCCCAGTTTTGCCAATCTTGATAGGGAAATCGACGAATGAGGGCATCGCCACGATAAATATCTAGGGCTGTATCGGTAAACATCAAGCGTAAAGTGACAGCTTGATACAGGAGGAATAGGCCAAATAGGGCGATCGCCCCACTGATCCAGGGTTGAAGCCAGAACAAAGGCAACGCAATCATCACCAGCGCAATGGGTAAGGTGTAGCTGGGGGCAAGTTGAACTGTTTCAACCGAGCGGTTAGAAGCTGGAGAAGACGTCATAGGAACAGGATACGACCTCGCAAATCGCATTGGGCAGTATTGCTCCATTCTAGAGGCAGAAGCTAACCCCTTCAAAATGGTTCCTGTTTAGCGTGTTCTTCCTGGAGGTTAAACCCCTCGGAAAAGTCCTGCCGATCGCGGATGGGAAACATTTTGGGATTGCACAACCCGACCCGCCAGCTTGCCAAACTCATCCAGCTTCTTGGGACTTTTGAGCGATCGCGGCGCATTGGGATCCATATCCAGAATGGCAACAGGCAGTTCACCAAATTCGGCTAAGGCTTGCTGCATCAAACCGTTCACATCCAAGGCAACCCACCCTTGATCCGTGAGTTGGCGTAATTCAAAGTGCAGGTGGGGCCCGGTGGAACTGCCCGTGCTGCCCACGCGGCCAAGGGCTGTTCCCTGCTCCACCCAATCTCCCGGTTCAACCAGGATTTGCGAGAGGTGAGCATACAAGGTTTCTTGGGTGCCATCGCTATGTTCCAAAATCACCGTGATTCCGTACCCGCCCATCACCTCAGCCGCTTTCACCGTGCCACTGAAGGCCGCTAGCACCGGAGTTCCTTCGGGGGCTGCGAGGTCAATCCCCTGATGCAAGCGCCATTCGCCCAAGAGGGGATGCTGCCGCCATCCGAAAAGAGAGGTAATCGACGCGGGAATTGGCAAGGGAAACATCGCCCGAATGTTACC includes:
- a CDS encoding DUF3086 domain-containing protein, which encodes MQVRMAIESDYPTPRKPSMDDDLPSRSSPSASDAGVPDGVPLPPLSRHTPPSSPPSSDEPQSQTTADLERRVSDLQRQEASLKRQIANLQAALDRASRTPASGTSASMDQFMNEALAELEQRKKTLQLSIEQLERRQERIQAEMRTTFAGVSQDLAIRVQGFKDYLVGSLQDLAAAAEQLELNTPQVSSAPSRPQEKPAKEQATAERSPNPQFAKPVFRDDSKLVRDLIDQYRNKPDYYGPPWQLRRTFEPIHAERVSKWFFDLGGRGAVRSTGSRLQNILVASAVISILVELYGERLYTLVLANSPERLGEWRRGLQDCLGISRGDFGAEQGVMLFEAPEPLAQRADRLVQRGQLPLIIVDEAEEVINLSLLQFPLWLTFAPDPTRPPVL
- a CDS encoding DUF3119 family protein, coding for MTSSPASNRSVETVQLAPSYTLPIALVMIALPLFWLQPWISGAIALFGLFLLYQAVTLRLMFTDTALDIYRGDALIRRFPYQDWQNWAIFWSGVPILFYFKEVKSIHFLPILFDPATLKTCLEERCPCSTSPEA